One region of Acidimicrobiia bacterium genomic DNA includes:
- the raiA gene encoding ribosome-associated translation inhibitor RaiA has translation MQIVVRGKNVPVPARLKALTEEKLTKLSRLAADVGRVEVDYSEIRNPRVSANQLCEVTVHLKRHFVKAHASATELAAALDLVLDKVSHQVARVKDKRVHRSHPRRRRIGAGAAPLVEDASGLVDEDEAEEDGAALIVKNKQFTIKPMAPEEAALQMDLLGHDFYFFTNAESGQAAVIYRRRDGHLGLIEAVG, from the coding sequence ATGCAGATCGTCGTCCGCGGCAAGAACGTCCCGGTCCCGGCACGGCTGAAGGCCCTCACCGAGGAGAAGCTCACGAAGCTCAGCCGGCTCGCCGCGGACGTCGGGCGCGTCGAGGTCGACTACTCGGAGATCCGCAACCCGAGGGTCTCCGCGAACCAGCTCTGCGAGGTGACGGTCCATCTCAAGCGTCACTTCGTGAAGGCGCACGCGTCGGCCACCGAGCTCGCGGCGGCACTCGACCTCGTGCTCGACAAGGTGTCGCACCAGGTGGCGCGGGTGAAGGACAAGCGCGTGCACCGGTCTCATCCGCGCCGCCGGCGGATCGGCGCGGGCGCCGCGCCGCTCGTCGAGGACGCGTCCGGGCTCGTCGACGAGGACGAGGCCGAGGAGGACGGCGCCGCGCTCATCGTGAAGAACAAGCAGTTCACGATCAAGCCGATGGCACCCGAGGAGGCCGCGCTGCAGATGGACCTGCTCGGCCACGACTTCTACTTCTTCACGAACGCGGAGTCGGGCCAGGCCGCCGTCATCTACCGCCGCCGCGACGGCCACCTCGGTTTGATAGAGGCGGTCGGGTAG
- a CDS encoding flagellar biosynthesis anti-sigma factor FlgM — MRTSRVEHHGGRRGRSSDANRRPPAPASAPDAERIPPAPATANDPVDEVVDELRAARIRRIREQVATGTYDPPADAVAERLAAFFAGTAVVRFPRRS; from the coding sequence ATGAGGACCAGCAGGGTCGAGCACCACGGTGGGCGGCGCGGTCGGTCGAGCGACGCGAACCGCCGGCCGCCCGCGCCGGCCAGCGCGCCGGACGCCGAGCGGATCCCGCCGGCGCCGGCCACCGCGAACGATCCGGTCGACGAGGTCGTCGACGAGCTGCGCGCGGCACGGATCCGCCGGATCCGCGAGCAGGTCGCCACCGGGACCTACGACCCGCCCGCCGACGCGGTCGCGGAACGCCTCGCCGCGTTCTTCGCCGGGACGGCGGTGGTGCGCTTCCCCCGCCGGAGCTGA
- a CDS encoding phosphoribosyltransferase family protein, with product MLHDLVATLFPMRCPGCGARAEPVCASCAATMRPPPPVAPPVGVDAWYAPFAYDGVARELVARVKYRRAHGAVAWLAAAMADSLTECAVDVVTWGPTTTARRRERGFDHAELLARAVARRLRVPVRALLTRAAGSTAQTGLSSADRRGGPSRFDARVRVPRATVLVVDDVATTGTTLRDAAIALRSRGAHRVVALTAARTPPPGARRAGLPARSVRRPSTNWRR from the coding sequence GTGTTGCACGATCTGGTCGCGACGCTGTTCCCGATGCGCTGTCCGGGGTGCGGCGCGCGCGCCGAACCCGTGTGCGCGTCCTGCGCGGCGACCATGCGTCCGCCGCCTCCGGTCGCGCCGCCGGTCGGCGTCGATGCGTGGTACGCGCCCTTCGCGTACGACGGTGTGGCGCGCGAGCTCGTCGCGCGCGTGAAGTACCGGCGCGCGCACGGCGCCGTCGCGTGGCTCGCAGCTGCGATGGCCGATTCGCTCACTGAGTGCGCCGTCGACGTCGTCACCTGGGGGCCGACCACCACCGCCCGGCGCCGTGAGCGCGGCTTCGACCATGCCGAGCTCCTGGCACGCGCGGTCGCGCGCCGGCTGCGCGTCCCTGTACGCGCGTTGCTGACGCGCGCGGCAGGCTCGACCGCGCAGACGGGTCTGTCGTCGGCCGATCGGCGCGGCGGCCCGTCGCGCTTCGACGCGCGTGTGCGCGTACCGCGCGCCACGGTGCTCGTGGTCGACGACGTCGCGACCACCGGCACGACGCTGCGCGACGCGGCCATCGCCCTGCGCTCCCGGGGTGCGCACAGGGTCGTCGCGCTGACCGCGGCGCGCACCCCACCTCCCGGAGCACGTCGCGCGGGATTGCCGGCACGCAGCGTGCGCCGACCATCCACCAACTGGCGGAGATGA
- the mtnA gene encoding S-methyl-5-thioribose-1-phosphate isomerase: MEWRNGRVRLIDQRALPARLTFVECSTVREVCDAITSMAVRGAPALGATGAYGVALAARRSARRADVRRAASRLVATRPTAVNLAWGVGRALDAYERGGAGAALDAARRIADEDVAANRAIGRHGADLLDDGARVLTHCNAGALACVGYGTAVGVIRAAAEAGKAPRVWVDETRPVLQGARLTAWELGRLGIDATLVADTMAGSLMAGGDVDAVVVGADRIAANGDVANKVGTYSLAVLARHHGVPFYVAAPTTTVDLDTPDGSGIVVEERDPREVLEVGSNRVAPPRARALNRAFDVTPARLVSAIVTEQGVARRPYGRSLARAVRLARG, from the coding sequence GTGGAATGGCGGAACGGCCGCGTCCGCCTCATCGACCAGCGCGCGCTCCCGGCACGGTTGACGTTCGTCGAGTGCTCGACGGTGCGCGAGGTGTGCGACGCGATCACGTCGATGGCCGTACGCGGCGCGCCCGCGCTCGGCGCGACGGGCGCGTACGGCGTCGCGCTCGCGGCGCGGCGGTCGGCGCGACGTGCGGACGTCCGGCGGGCCGCGTCGCGTCTCGTCGCGACGCGGCCGACGGCCGTCAACCTCGCGTGGGGCGTCGGCCGCGCGCTCGACGCGTACGAGCGCGGGGGAGCGGGCGCCGCGCTCGACGCGGCCCGCCGCATCGCGGACGAGGATGTCGCCGCGAACCGCGCGATCGGCCGCCACGGCGCCGATCTGCTCGACGACGGCGCGCGCGTGCTGACGCACTGCAACGCGGGCGCGCTCGCGTGCGTCGGGTACGGGACGGCCGTCGGCGTGATCCGCGCGGCTGCCGAGGCCGGGAAGGCGCCGCGCGTGTGGGTCGACGAGACGAGGCCGGTCCTCCAGGGCGCGCGCCTCACCGCGTGGGAGCTCGGACGGCTCGGGATCGACGCCACGCTCGTCGCCGACACGATGGCCGGCTCCCTGATGGCCGGCGGCGACGTCGACGCGGTCGTCGTCGGCGCGGACCGGATCGCCGCGAACGGCGACGTCGCGAACAAGGTCGGGACGTACTCCCTCGCGGTGCTGGCCCGCCATCACGGCGTGCCGTTCTACGTCGCCGCGCCGACCACGACGGTGGATCTCGACACGCCGGACGGGTCGGGGATCGTCGTCGAGGAGCGCGACCCGCGCGAGGTGCTCGAGGTGGGTTCGAACCGCGTCGCACCGCCGCGTGCCCGCGCGCTCAACCGCGCGTTCGACGTCACGCCGGCGCGCCTCGTCAGCGCGATCGTCACCGAGCAGGGCGTCGCCCGCCGGCCGTATGGTCGCTCGCTCGCGCGCGCCGTCCGCCTGGCACGCGGGTAG